CCGTCGCAAGGATGATTGAATCCTTGAAGTAGCCTCCACCACACATTTCATCGAGCCGCGGCACGCCAGAACTAACCCGCACATTCGATGAACGCTGAGTGAGCCTCATCGCACCAAGAGGGAAGATGCTGATCCCGTGGACACCCATGGTGAAAGGGAATTCACCCTTCATGTGGGTAGTACCTCGCAACTTGAGAATTTCAACAGTCCGTCGTCGGCGCTCTCCCTCCAACACATTGCGGAGGATCACAACATTGTCAGAGACAAATTCTTCAACGCCGTAACGAGCGATAGGCCCATATTCATCAATTCTCTCGGTGGTCATCACAGTAGTGACACCAATCTCCTTCAAGCGTGCGATGAGTCGGAAGATCTCCCGACGCACAACAAAAACCGCATCGTATTGTTGAAAGACAGCCGTAATGGAATCGATTGCCACCCTTTTGGCTTTGTACTTTCGTATGGCGTAATTAATTCTTTCAATCAGCCCGGAGAGATCGAAACTGCCAGCCACATCCTGACCATCTGGATCTGGCGAAGCATCAAGAATAAAAAGCTTGTCTTGCTCCACCATCTCCTGCAAGTTCCAGCCAAAACTTGCAGCATTACGCAAAATATCGAGAGGCGACTCCTCAAACGTGACAAAAATCCCTGGCTCATCGTAATGAGCAATTCCATTGTGGAGAAAATGCAAGGAAAAAACGGTTTTACCCGTTCCGGACGTTCCGCTAATCAGGGTGCTGCGTCCAATTGGCAAGCCGCCATGGCACACATCATCAAAGCCCTCGATTCCAGTCGGAAGCTTCTGGACCTGCATCTGAGGGGAACCGCTTGAGCTAGAAATCTGCATAACCGCGACCTTGCTCTCCAAGGTTAATAAGGAAAATCCACAGCACCCTCTAGATCACCCCGTGACTTAAGAATCTGCCTCTTCGATATCCGGGACTTCCAACGCGTCCATCAGGGAAGAGCTGAGGTCGTTGTCAACAAGCTCGTCGTAAAGAAGATCAAGTCCGATCAGCACGCGTTCGCGATCAGAAAGATCACCAATAATCCGACGCACAGGAGGCGGAAGAATTTTGGACAACGTGGGGGTTGCCAGAATTTTGTCTTCTTCTGCAAGCTGAGGATTTTTCAAGACATCAATGACCTTTAGGGCGTAGACACCCTTGAATTCAGTTTCAAGAATATTGCGAAGCGTTTTGAGTGCACGCATCGAATTTGGTGTGTTTCCTGCCACATACAGCTTGAGGATATAAGTCTTCCTAGGGCTCATAAGGTCACCTCCGAATTCTGTAGCTGACGACGTTGAGACCCGGCAGGAACTAAGGGAACATCTCCAGGCACTGACCGTCGGTACATTTCGCAGAGGTGAGCCATGACATCCAGCAGTGCAAGGCGGTAATCCTGAAGGAAGTCGTCTTTATGCCCTTCCACTCTGAGTTGTTTCCAAAAGTCGTCAATCAGATTCATATGGATCTCAACGGTTTGGGTAATGGGCAAGTCGCCAAAAAAAGCGGTATTCACAAAACTCTCTAGAGCCTGGTTGGCAGCAGCAGGGTCACGGAAATAACCAATCAACAGATCTCGATAGGTGCGCTGCAGTGACTGCAGCAACTCGCGCTGTTCATTCGGCGGAAGATTGGCCAAAAATCGTGAAGGATCTCGTTTGTAAAAGACTCCTAGGTAGCCAAGCCTCTCCTGCAAGCGGCTCGACAACTTCCAAGCACTTCCCTCAGGCTGCCCGCCAACCGGATCGGACTCAGAGGATCCGTCTTCAGGGCGAATGTCTTTCTGCCCGTGACGAAGAAAGCGTGAAATCGCTGCGTCAACGTTGTAGCCAAGCTGCTCAAGCTGATCACCGGGCAGGTGAACTTCTTCGGGGTGATAATCGACACGCCCCATCAACTCGCCCACGACAACGGCTGGAAACAACAAACCTCGAGCCAATAAGTCTTCCCGTGTCTGCTCTTGAAGGAGTGATTGCTCAATCACAACTGCATCAACGGCCTCACGTTGTCGTTCCAAGGCCGAGACAACATCAACCGCTGAGTCCTCCAGTCCAAGATCCACAGGCGTGTAGCGATTACCAGGCAACCACTGACAGCAAGCCGATTCGAGCTCAGGCGACCTCAACAAGAACGCGATCGTGAGTGCCGGCCTGGTCATCCAAAACGAAAAGTGTGCAATTAAATCTTGACGAAAGACAGCACGAAGGTCGAAGATCTTTGTTTGTCTTTCGATTGCGGCACAGGCCAAATCGGCGACTCCCAAGTCACCGAGCCTGGTTGCGTCCAGTAGCCCATGGCAGAAACCAGCAGCAGCAGCTCACAAACCACCCCAGAGACAGGCTCCTACGCCATCGTCGAGGCCTCTGGACAGCAATTTTGGGTGCAACCCAACCGTTATTACGACCTCGACCGTTTGCATGCAGATGTGGACGCCAAGATCACCCTCGACAAGGTGCTTTTAGTCAAGAACGGTGACGTAGCCACTGTTGGCAAGCCCTACGTTCAGGGCGCCAGCGTGGAACTCAAAGTGATGGCCCATCGTCGGGGTCAAAAGGTCATCGTTTACAAGATGCGCCCCAAAAAGAAGACACGCCGTAAGAATGGTCACAGACAGGAGCTCACGCGAGTGATGGTCGAATCCATTTCTGTCGGCGGCAAAGCGATCAGCTAATTGCTTCTACCAGCTTCCCTCTCACCATCTCTTTGATTTCCCATGGCCCACAAGAAAGGCACAGGCTCAACCCGTAACGGACGCGACTCCAATTCCAAACGCCTTGGCGTTAAGGCCTATGGCGGTGAAACAGTAACGGCTGGCTCGATTCTCATTCGGCAACGCGGCACCTCCGTGATGCCAGGCGTCAACGTTGGTCGCGGGAAGGATGACACCTTGTTTGCCTTGACCGACGGGATTGTCAAGTTTGAGTCGATCCGCCGCGGCCTCCGCAATCGCAAGCGCATCACTGTTGCTGCTGCTGAGTAATCCGAACCAATCAGAAGCGCAAAGGAATCACAACTTCATCCATCAAAGAGCAATGGTCCCTTCTGAGATCATTGCTCTTTTTTTGTTGGAACAATCATCGAAACAGTTGAGGAGCCGACGCCGCGAGGCCGGAGTAGACCTCAATGAAAGAGTGAGTCGCGAAGTGCAGGGGGATTGCAATCCAAAGCAAAGCCAAAACAGACACCTGACCAAACCCAAACCAAATGATGACCGCCGCATCCACGGACAGGCTTGAAAACCATTAAGTTTTTTTAACAACTTGTTTTGGGCTTTCCAAAATGTCAACCGAAATCCGCAACTGGGACCTTGTAGCCAAAGCGATGGAAGCGGCTGGGTCAACCTCAAGTCAAATGTATGTGCGTGCCAAAGCGCTAGCAGAAGGGAAACCTGATCCAATGCCAACGAGCTTCCCTCAAGCACCCCACAGCATCTCTGCCGTTGCTGGCTGAGCAAACGCCCTTCACACACACAATCAAATTCTCATTTTCATAAAATCATGTCTGATCAATCAGCCTCCCGCTTCGGCTTCGTGGAATTTGCTGAGACCTGGAATGGACGCCTTGCGATGATTGGATTCGTGATAGGTCTTGGAACAGAGTTACTCACAGGTCAGGGAATTCTGAACCAAATAGGGCTCTGAATATCAACCAACAAGGGGGCAATTCTGCACGCAAATCAATGCTTGCCAACACCATTACGGTAGTCAGCATTGCCCCACCACCAACCAAGCAATCCATTAAAAACATTTTTTCAGCCAGTCAAAGCGAACCATGTTTTGACTTAGCATTAACGCAATTCATAAAAAAGAATTTCGATGTATCACCATTAACCAGCAACTTTAAAAAGAGTCAATCATTATTTGTTTTTTGATTTCAACAATTTAGTGCTGATAATCTAATTGCTGCTTTTCAACAAGTCTACCCATCACTTGCTGACAAGTCCAACGAAGAGGTCTCCAATAAGCAGACCTGGAAAGTTCATAGATCATGTCCATTTGATCGTAAAGTTCAAGCTCCAGACATGCCCAAGCTGCTGCTATCCTCGACTTCGTGTATTGAGGAGTGGTTTCTGAGAGAGCAGCTCGAACCAAATCACTTTTTTGTTGAAATTTACGCAGACCAATAATACATGTAAGATAATAATGAGTCACATAATCAGACCATAACCTTTCTTGCATACTGTTTATTATGTCAAGGCAAGTATTTGACTCAATAGTCATGAGACTTAAAGCGGCCCCATACTGACGTGCTTCATCTCGGTGACTAAGGTTCCTTTCGATTTCAGCAGGATCCACATCGCACTTCCATTCACCTTTAAAGTTGAGATGTTGGGGATTATCAGTTAAAAGTTGTTCTAGAAGCGATTGATTTTTTGCCGTATCCATAGAGTTATTGGCATCAACAATCTCCAAGAAACTTTTTGCCCTAAGGGACATAGAGACTGGTGCTCGCACCAGATCGGACAGTCTACTTTCATCACCAGCATCACCTAAATCAATCACAGCCGAACGTCGCTTCCCAGCCACCAAATCAGTGAGTTGCGGAACCAAAGGATCCAAAAGATCAACCCTCCCGTAGATCTTTGCCTGATACGCTCGAGCTGCACCAGACACCAAGGCGCTCTCATGAGAACAAAGCTCATGGATAAGAGACTGAGATTTGGAATTTCTAATTTTTAGTCTGATGTGAGCTTGAATCACTGCCCGCACAAGGGTCACTTCACCGTTCAATAGTGATAAAAGTAGATCAATATCATCTGGAAGTGGTTCCCAACCAATTCTTACCAAGGAAGTAATGGCGTTAATCACAGCCTCAGTATCAGTACAGCTCAAAACACCAACTAAAGCGGGAATTGCTCGCACATCTTTTCTTCTTCCTAATGCTTCAATAGATTTTCGACGCGTGATCCTGTCATACAATTCATCGGTTGAGAGCCTATTAACAGCATGAAGAAGTAAATCAAGCGATTCCTCAGTAGTACTCAAGCCAAGCCTAGTTGCTGCAAAATAACGATCTGCGGGTCTCTGAACATTCAGAGTGTTTTCCAATAAAAGTTTTAAGGCGTCATTTTCACTCATCCCTTGAACAAGAACATCAAATCTTTCGGCCATAAGACAAAGATTAGCTCAACAAACTCTACTCAGACAATCAAATATCCACAGCAAAAACACAATTCATATGTCACACAATATAGACTATTATTGTCGCAATGATGCACTTCAAAGTGAGCATAGTTTATTTGCATCAATACAACATAAGCATTGCGCATATGCAGCAATTCGGTTTTCATAGATCAATACGTCAGACAGGAAAGGCCGACTGAAGGCACACCAGGCGAACCCCTTATCAATCGCAAGGAAGAAGGGCTAAAGCTACATCCAAATAATCAAACCAACTAAAAGGAATAATTAAAAACAAGGAATATGATGACTTAGCTCAGCACAATACCAAGCACAAAGATCACTTCGATCGTTTATCAATTAATTCAATCAAGTGGGCATCATGCTTGTCACAGAAGTCGGAAACACACTGCCTAAGAATGTGCCCAATAGATAAAGACTCTGTATAACAAAGAAGCTTGAGCTTTCTATGAAGCTCATCATTCAACTCAAAGGTGATTCGTTTCATTCTCAAGCAGGATGTATTTGTCGAAAGCTCGACACAAATTAGATTCAGGATTTTCTCAATTATACTCTTTTTGATAAAAACCGGATACCCTAAGAAAAATCTTTATATTTGCTTAACCCCTGCCAGGCCTCAGTTCTGAGGCATTAAATGTTTCATCAATACTATATTTTAAATAGGGCAAATACTTGCTTATAAGCTCACAAAAGCTTTGAACGCTTAAGTGTCTGGCTTGGCAACTCTCCAAAACTAGTAAAGTATCTTCTTGAAAATCTACCTTGATGCTTAAACCCAAATCGAATCGCTATTTCACGAATAGTGTTAATATCACAGCTTGAGTTCGTAGACTTATAAATCATTGCCCTTCTAGCTTCCTCCAGTCTTACCTGGGTCATCATTTCTATAATTCCCATTCCAAAATAATCTTGGCATACTCGATAGAGAGAAGCTTGGCCAGCATTTAAAAGTTGACAAACCTCTGATAAGGATAATGGTGGGCTCATTTTTTCAGAATCATGCGAAAGATTAACGATCTCAGCAAGTAATCTCTGATTCTTTACCTGTTTCTTTTTATAGCCCCTATGAATTCCTTCTTCAAGGCATATAGTCATTAAATCATAGTATTTAGATGGATTCGAAATTCCCTTCACCAAATCCCTTCGGGTGAGTCTTCGCAATTGGGCAAAAGCTTCATGGTCTATATCTAATCCTATAGATCGACTTAGACTGTCAATGGCATGACTTGCGTTGCAATCTCGAAGATTCTTCAGAAGAATTTCCTTATCCAACATGCATGCAGTTGAAGAGCATGATTCTGAATATTTCCCCCACGAATCACCTGAATTTGTATGAAACGTATTAAGACCACCAAGACTATTAGTTTTCATATCATAACCTTCGCAATATCCAAAAGGATATTTTGTTTTCCGCATTGGCGTGATCCAATTAAAATCTACTGACCAACTTGTACCCCATCCCTCATATAAAAGTGGTTTTGATGCACTGATCTCTGCTATAGCCATGCTAGAGCATTTTTTATGTGACACAGAATAACTACCTTCACCACTTTCAAGTTGTGTAATTCTCGTCACTTGACCATAGGCCTGAAGAGTCTCAGACAATTGCAATGGATCTGTATAAGCAAATTGTAATTTCATGCTCTGCTCCCTCGACGCAAGTCAGAGACAAGAACACTCATCTTGCTTGCCTTATCAATTGTTTCTTCAGGGCTCTCTTGAAACGTCTTAAAATAAAGAAGTTGAAAAGAATTCCAATTTTTGAAGCCATAATATAAAGCATTATGTTTTTTAGTAAATTGCTTCAATCCAGCAGGGACATATGGATTTAAGTATGACTTCTTAACTTGTTCTAGACGAATACTTTTAATGAGATCAAGAATATTCATGTTAAAGGTGGATCTACATACTTGGCCAACAGATTCCTTCTCAGAGTTTAAGTATTTTGTAATTTCTCCTATCGTCAGGGGTGGTAAACCTTCTCTATCTTCATGCAATAACTTGACAAGATCCTCTATCAGCTCCGTTGATTCAGATCTCTCTGTTATGTCATTCTGCTGTTCGCAAGGATCCTCTAGGGTTGCTATAGCTAAATCATAGAATTCATCGGCCGATGTCATTCCCTTCGAAAAATGCTTATCAAATAGCCTTTTAAGCTGAATGCTCGCATTACTATTGGAGTCAATGCCAATGCATTCTTCAATCCTCGCGTATGCATTGTACGCATTCATCTGATTTATTTTCTCTTTCATTATTTTCCACTTCAGGCTCATACAACAGAGGAGAGTATTTGCCCCAACAATGTCCCAAGTGTTTCCACCAGTTTTGTTTAAACGATTAAACCCTGCTATGCTTAAATCTCTCATCTTATGGCCGCTGATTATAGTATTGCTGCCTGGCCTTTTGCCTTGATTATTGATCCAACAGAATGCAATTGAATTTTGATTTGCTTCCTCCTCGTATAACAATGTTTGATTTGACTTAAATATTTCAAGATGCACATTGTTAATTGGAGCGCAGATTGAACTCGTTTGCAATTCACCTTTGCTTAACTGGGTAATATTGCAAGAGAAATTCGAAGTGGAATAGTAATCGTTATAATGATTCTTGCAATATGTTTCCATTCCAAGCAAATTGCTGAAAACATATTCTTTTGCCTTCCTTGCCTTCATCTGAGTTACTGTCTTGGAGTGGGGTACTCTTTGTGAATTTATTAAGTCAAAATTATAATCTCTTTTGGCTTGTGATTGAAAAATCGTGATGATCTATGACATCTTAAGATGAAAGGTTTTCCTTGCTAAGGAGAAGCCTGGAACGGCCAAGCCATAGAAGCGTGACAAATATTTACGACAGGGTCAGCTAAGTCAGTCTTGCGAAAACCATAAAACCGCAAAAGCACATTCACTATTTCTGCATTGCACTCGATATTATTCGCAGTGAGTATGGTTTTGCCTCAATTTTGAGTCGATGCAGTGTATAAAAATAAAAGAGATTATTCTGCCATGTCTAAGTCTCAATTACATGCTTTTATTGATCGAGCACGTAGTGACGAGCAATTTCGTGCTCGGCTCGCATCAATGAATCCACAACAGATCATAGAGTTTGCCGCGGAGAGTGGCTTTCAATTCTCAGACGAAATCAAAGGGAGATTTATCAATCGCTGGAAAGGCGTTTATTTCTGCCCTCAGGCCATTGAAGTTGGAAATCTATGTCCAGGATTAGTGCCACCTGGCTATAAAAATTTGATTCACTATGCTCAATCTACATGTAGCTCTAAAACTCTTAAGGAAGAAGAATATGATTTCAGAGCAGGAGGCGTTTACTAGTCTTGGGAATTAAACTGGCCCATAAGAGACAAACCATTTAATTTTCTCTGTCTTGCTTTTTAAAAAGCAATTCAAAAAATCTGATTTGCACTATTGGCTTCAATCAGCAAGAAGATAGTCACTCTGATTATCATTAGATCTCTTAACCCTTAATCGAAACCACCACCAGCAAATAGGCAATGAGTGAATTATTGCTTACTTTTGATTTTCAACGTCAAGGCCTATTGCTCCTAACCCCAAAGGATAGACATTAAAGCTGTTACCAATAGCCTTAAACATTCAAAAACTGCACTTGATTCTTCATGCGAGATTTGCATTGAAAGGCTTTCTTCAAAGCAATTGCCAGACTACTCACTGTTATTTTTAAGGCCGTATTACAACGTGATGGATCACACAGATTAAGTGTTAACAGCTATTGGCTTGTAGACCCTAGTCGTAATCAAAAGCGGATGAAAGACTTCGAGAAAGCGAGATTGTAACGTTCGAAAAAAGCAATCAACAAGGTCAGGATCATCAAAGTGAAAAGGATATTCGCCGCTATATCCTTTAAAGAAATACCAGTTCAATAAGGCCCGTCCGTCAGCATTCATCAATGAATGGAATTGCAGGAGCTGATCCGATGGAACAGGGAGGTGTTCCAAGACATCAAGGCAAACAACAGTATCGAAACGTTGACCGTTGAGATCGGCAAGATCACGATGAACGGACATTTTTTGATCCAAACCAAGAGCAACAGCCCTAGACCAGACGAAAGCCCTATTTTGTGGATTCAGATCAACAAAATGAACACGATCAACAGAATTCAATGCCGCTGCAGCCAAGGCATGGGTACCAATACCTCCTCCAAAATCAAGGACTGTGCCTCGAGCAAAATCCTCCTGCAAACGAAGCGTGTCCGCGATGTAGTCAGAGCTGCTGAGATGCCATGCTGCTAATTCAAAGAGATGGCCTGTCCCCACGGTGCTCTCATAAAACTCCGTGGCTTGATCTGGTTGAAACGCCCCCGGATGCAGTGCGGCTAAATCATCCTTCCCATCGGGGAGGCGCTGATCCACCTGCTCCAACGTGAGCTGAAGGTGTTGAGCCAAATGGTCGCGAACAGAAAAGCCGTTGTCTAAAAAGGTCTCAATGTCCACTCGGGAAGAATTGCTCAGACTTTGCATCTTCTGCCGGACGAACATCGTCAATGTACGTGCAGGCCGGATGCCACATTCAGAACAGCTGCCACTGGACCCCCTTGGATGCACCACTCGGCTTCGTGGTGATCGACAAGCCCTCAGGTCTCACCTCCCACGCTTGCGTGAGCCGAATGCGTCGCGTGCTCCAAACCAAAAGAGTTGGTCATGGAGGAACCCTGGACCCAGCTGTGACCGGTGTTCTACCGATTGCCGTGGGCCAGGCCACCCGACTGCTTCCCTACCTGCCAGGCGAGAAAACATATCGAGGTGTGATCCAGCTGGGCACCAGCACCAACACCGATGACCTAGAGGGAGAGGTCGTTGCGATTCAGGCCTGGCCGGATTTAAGCCTGGAGGAGATGGATCAGGCACTCAATCCCTTCCGCGGCAAACTCGAGCAGTGTCCTCCCCAGGTTTCAGCGGTTCATGTCAACGGCGAACGCGCCCATGCCAGGGCCCGCCGCGGTGAGGTGATGGACTTACCAGCACGAAGTGTGACCATCCACTCCCTCTCTCTTCAGCACTGGGATAGGAAGGAAGGCAAGCTCACCCTTGAAGTGCACTGCTCTGCTGGCACCTACATCCGGTCGTTGGCCAGAGATCTAGGCCAAGCCCTGGGATGCGGCGGCTGCCTGGGCTGGCTACGGCGCACCCAGGCGCTGGGATTCGTGGAGGCCCATGCAATTGCACTGCCCTTGCATCCCAATGAACAGAGCACTCCAGCAATGGAGCCACTAACCCTCATCCCTCCCCAACTCGCCTTGACCCACCTACCAATCCGAACGCTCTCCAAGCTCGAACGCAATGACTGGAGCTGCGGACGCACAATTCCCCATCAAAATGGTGATGGGCCCACCGTTGTTCTCAGTGAAGACAACATCATGCTGGGTATTGGAATCGCCAACGGCGAAGACCAGCTCAGACCCAAGGTCGTGTTTGAAGCGCGCGGCTGATCCCAATCCTTCTCCCTATGGCTGGCCACAGCAAATGGTCTCAGATCAAACGCACCAAGGCGGTGATAGATGGGAAGCGAGGTGCTCTTTTCACCAGGCTTGGGCGCGAGATCACCGTGGCCGCCCGCAACGGAGCTGACCCCAACGGGAATTTTCAACTCCGAACAGCCATCACGAAAGCCCGTTCGGCAGGATTACCAGCAGGCAACATTGAGCGGGCCATTGCCAAAGGATCGGGCCAAGGGGAGGCAGGATCCAGCCTGGAATTGATTCGATACGAGGGGTATGGCCCTGAAGGCATGGCAGTCCTAGTGGAAGCACTCAGCGACAACCGAAATCGCACGGCGGCCGAAGTGCGTCTGGCGTTCAGCAAACACGGAGGAAAGCTCGGTGAAACCGGTTGCGTGAGTTATCTCTTTGAACATCGCAGCGAGGTGCGACTCGAAGGACATTGCGAAGAAGAACCACTGTTAGAGAATCTTCTCGAACTCGAGGCAGAGGGATATATCTTGCAAAGTGATGGAAGCACCATGGTTCATGGTGGCTTCGAGGCTCTCGAACAGCTTCAACAAGGGCTGCATGATCGTGGGTGGAACGTATTGGATTGGGAGCACTGCTGGCACCCCTTGGCACTTTTGGAGATCGAAGACCCAGATCTTGAAGAAAGCTGCCAACGCTTACAAGAAGCCTTGGAGTCGCTCGATGATGTCTGCAACGTGAGCACCAACCTTGCACCAATCGAATCGTCCCAAAATTAGAAAAACTTGTTTGTCAATAACTTGTCCTAAAAGTGAAAATTCAGCGAAGGTGCATCGATGGAGAACGGGTTTACGCAACCAAAGCAAGAACCAAAATCACGAACGCCCCAATACTTCGATCTCCCCATTACAAACAAACTGAAGGCTGAAACCCAGCAGCTATTTCCCTTCAAAGCCGTGCAATGCAAACCTCTTGCCAAGCCCTGTAGCCTTCAGCATCATTGGCTGATTTGTGCGATAGAGCACCACATGCATCTGTGATCATGGAATCATCATCGCTTAAATAAACAGGTCTAGTGACCACCAAATTCCTTGACAAGGTTTAATCCAAGCACATGAACAGCCAGAAAAGCATTGGACAGTCAAAGCAGGAGCGGATAGCTTTGCTGCTTATTTGATTCACATACCGGTTCTGGCTGGAGCCATGATTAGATTGTATTCATTAGGAGTAAAGAACATCTGGTCACTCGGGTTGTGATCAACTGCAACAGCTATCTTATTCTCATTTTTTATAAGCAACCAGCTGTGTAAAACCCTGTCGTTAGAACAATCATCCAATCACTTTTCGTGCGTGACCATAAACCGCAAAACGCAGCAACAACGCCAATCGCTGTATCACAGGCTACACGTGCTCTCGGCAAACCATGCAAAATGAAGACGTCTTCATTAATGAGCATTCATGACCTTTTTGATGCATTGGACATTCAAAACTGGTTACCACGCAATTGCGGCGAAAAAGTTTTTATCAACAGGTGCGCCATTCCCGGAATGCAAATCATGGAAGCGGTTTCACGGTCCTGGCTCGGTAGAAGGCTGGATTTTGGTTGAAGCAGATAATGCTGATGCCTGCTACGAACACGCGGCTGAATGGGCAGAGTGCTTGGACTGGGAAGTAACACCTGTTCATACTGACGACCAGGCAGGTCCCTTCATGGCCAAGGTTTACAGCTGATCTCCACCCTAAGAAAGGAACGCCCGCCAACAGCTGATCCTTTGTTGTGCGGGATCTATTCCTTCCGATGGGCCGCCTCCAGATATCATTTGATCTACAAAAGATTTTGCATTAGCATGATTAAAGACAGCTAAGACCAAGAAATGAACACTGCCTCAACAACAAAATATTTCAGAAGTAGACGAACAACTCAAATATTCTCCTCTTTATCTTTATCCCTTACATTATCACTATTGTCACCATTACTTGCAAAAAGCCATGACGAGCATTCTACAAGCCATGGAGTCAAGATTGAAGAATTAGCAAACTCCAGCAAAATGTGGAATGGCAACATGCTGCCTAATTATCCCGATGGGCAGCCCAAGATCAAAATCCTTCGGATCCAAGTGCCAAGCGGAATGACCTTACCCTGGCACTACCATCCTGTGATCAATGCAGCAGTGATTCTAGAAGGGACATTAGAACTCAAATTAAAAGATGGCAGTCAAAAGATTTACAGAAAAGGTGATGCTTTGATTGAAGTCGTCAACACGATTCATGCCGGGACAGCCTTAGGCAATGTAGATGTAGATCTAATTGTTTTTTATGCGGGAGAGAAGGCAATGCCCACAACAGTTCTCACTCATCCGCAGACCAGTCCGTAACAAGCAGCACTGGGTACTGGTCAGCAATCCTTGATAGAAATCTGCATCTGCACAGATAGAAACAATCACCGGTTAAAAACATAACAGTCCATGGAACTTAGGGATGGAATGGCATCACCGAACAGGAACACCC
The window above is part of the Synechococcus sp. WH 8020 genome. Proteins encoded here:
- the kaiC gene encoding circadian clock protein KaiC, producing MQISSSSGSPQMQVQKLPTGIEGFDDVCHGGLPIGRSTLISGTSGTGKTVFSLHFLHNGIAHYDEPGIFVTFEESPLDILRNAASFGWNLQEMVEQDKLFILDASPDPDGQDVAGSFDLSGLIERINYAIRKYKAKRVAIDSITAVFQQYDAVFVVRREIFRLIARLKEIGVTTVMTTERIDEYGPIARYGVEEFVSDNVVILRNVLEGERRRRTVEILKLRGTTHMKGEFPFTMGVHGISIFPLGAMRLTQRSSNVRVSSGVPRLDEMCGGGYFKDSIILATGATGTGKTLLISKFIEDACNNKERAILFAYEESRAQLMRNGASWGIDFEQMEQDGLLKIICAYPESTGLEDHLQIIKTEISQFKPTRMAIDSLSALARGVSRNAFRQFVIALTGYAKQEEIAGFFTNTSEEFMGSHSITDSHISTITDTILLLQYVEIRGEMARAINVFKMRGSWHDRGIREFLITGNGPQIQDSFSNFERIISGVPHRVTMDERSELSRIARGVSPE
- the kaiB gene encoding circadian clock protein KaiB; amino-acid sequence: MSPRKTYILKLYVAGNTPNSMRALKTLRNILETEFKGVYALKVIDVLKNPQLAEEDKILATPTLSKILPPPVRRIIGDLSDRERVLIGLDLLYDELVDNDLSSSLMDALEVPDIEEADS
- a CDS encoding circadian clock protein KaiA; the encoded protein is MTRPALTIAFLLRSPELESACCQWLPGNRYTPVDLGLEDSAVDVVSALERQREAVDAVVIEQSLLQEQTREDLLARGLLFPAVVVGELMGRVDYHPEEVHLPGDQLEQLGYNVDAAISRFLRHGQKDIRPEDGSSESDPVGGQPEGSAWKLSSRLQERLGYLGVFYKRDPSRFLANLPPNEQRELLQSLQRTYRDLLIGYFRDPAAANQALESFVNTAFFGDLPITQTVEIHMNLIDDFWKQLRVEGHKDDFLQDYRLALLDVMAHLCEMYRRSVPGDVPLVPAGSQRRQLQNSEVTL
- the rplU gene encoding 50S ribosomal protein L21, coding for MAETSSSSSQTTPETGSYAIVEASGQQFWVQPNRYYDLDRLHADVDAKITLDKVLLVKNGDVATVGKPYVQGASVELKVMAHRRGQKVIVYKMRPKKKTRRKNGHRQELTRVMVESISVGGKAIS
- the rpmA gene encoding 50S ribosomal protein L27; this translates as MAHKKGTGSTRNGRDSNSKRLGVKAYGGETVTAGSILIRQRGTSVMPGVNVGRGKDDTLFALTDGIVKFESIRRGLRNRKRITVAAAE
- a CDS encoding high light inducible protein, which codes for MSDQSASRFGFVEFAETWNGRLAMIGFVIGLGTELLTGQGILNQIGL
- a CDS encoding HEAT repeat domain-containing protein; this translates as MAERFDVLVQGMSENDALKLLLENTLNVQRPADRYFAATRLGLSTTEESLDLLLHAVNRLSTDELYDRITRRKSIEALGRRKDVRAIPALVGVLSCTDTEAVINAITSLVRIGWEPLPDDIDLLLSLLNGEVTLVRAVIQAHIRLKIRNSKSQSLIHELCSHESALVSGAARAYQAKIYGRVDLLDPLVPQLTDLVAGKRRSAVIDLGDAGDESRLSDLVRAPVSMSLRAKSFLEIVDANNSMDTAKNQSLLEQLLTDNPQHLNFKGEWKCDVDPAEIERNLSHRDEARQYGAALSLMTIESNTCLDIINSMQERLWSDYVTHYYLTCIIGLRKFQQKSDLVRAALSETTPQYTKSRIAAAWACLELELYDQMDMIYELSRSAYWRPLRWTCQQVMGRLVEKQQLDYQH
- a CDS encoding helix-turn-helix domain-containing protein → MKLQFAYTDPLQLSETLQAYGQVTRITQLESGEGSYSVSHKKCSSMAIAEISASKPLLYEGWGTSWSVDFNWITPMRKTKYPFGYCEGYDMKTNSLGGLNTFHTNSGDSWGKYSESCSSTACMLDKEILLKNLRDCNASHAIDSLSRSIGLDIDHEAFAQLRRLTRRDLVKGISNPSKYYDLMTICLEEGIHRGYKKKQVKNQRLLAEIVNLSHDSEKMSPPLSLSEVCQLLNAGQASLYRVCQDYFGMGIIEMMTQVRLEEARRAMIYKSTNSSCDINTIREIAIRFGFKHQGRFSRRYFTSFGELPSQTLKRSKLL
- a CDS encoding AraC family transcriptional regulator, which gives rise to MKARKAKEYVFSNLLGMETYCKNHYNDYYSTSNFSCNITQLSKGELQTSSICAPINNVHLEIFKSNQTLLYEEEANQNSIAFCWINNQGKRPGSNTIISGHKMRDLSIAGFNRLNKTGGNTWDIVGANTLLCCMSLKWKIMKEKINQMNAYNAYARIEECIGIDSNSNASIQLKRLFDKHFSKGMTSADEFYDLAIATLEDPCEQQNDITERSESTELIEDLVKLLHEDREGLPPLTIGEITKYLNSEKESVGQVCRSTFNMNILDLIKSIRLEQVKKSYLNPYVPAGLKQFTKKHNALYYGFKNWNSFQLLYFKTFQESPEETIDKASKMSVLVSDLRRGSRA
- a CDS encoding Nif11-like leader peptide family natural product precursor; this translates as MSKSQLHAFIDRARSDEQFRARLASMNPQQIIEFAAESGFQFSDEIKGRFINRWKGVYFCPQAIEVGNLCPGLVPPGYKNLIHYAQSTCSSKTLKEEEYDFRAGGVY